From one Streptomyces sp. N50 genomic stretch:
- a CDS encoding ABC transporter permease: MASTETTTVKDGGSVEAGLDALEFTATGRPSLRQTFVNKIFPPIVALAVVIVVWLILTPIVDDPSKLPSLSAVGGEFKDAWLKGDLLGYIWTSVSRGLLGFFFALLIGTPLGLLVARVKFVRAAIGPILSGLQSLPSVAWVPPAVIWLGLNNSMMYAVILLGAVPSIANGLVSGVDQVPPLFLRAGRTMGATGVKGVWHVTLPAALPGYVAGLKQGWAFSWRSLMAAEIIAQFPDLGVGLGQLLENGRTNSDMSMVFEAIILILFVGIAIDLLIFSPLERWVLRSRGLLVKS, translated from the coding sequence ATGGCCAGCACTGAGACGACGACGGTCAAGGACGGCGGCAGCGTCGAAGCCGGCCTGGACGCACTGGAGTTCACGGCCACCGGCCGGCCGAGTCTGCGGCAGACCTTCGTCAACAAGATCTTCCCGCCGATCGTCGCGCTCGCGGTGGTCATCGTGGTGTGGCTGATCCTGACGCCGATCGTCGACGACCCGAGCAAGCTGCCCTCGCTGAGTGCCGTGGGCGGCGAGTTCAAGGACGCCTGGCTGAAGGGTGATCTGCTCGGCTACATCTGGACCAGCGTCTCGCGCGGTCTGCTGGGCTTCTTCTTCGCGCTGCTGATCGGCACCCCGCTGGGTCTGCTGGTGGCGCGGGTGAAGTTCGTGCGCGCGGCGATCGGCCCGATCCTGTCCGGCCTCCAGTCGCTGCCGTCGGTGGCGTGGGTGCCGCCGGCCGTGATCTGGCTGGGCCTGAACAACTCGATGATGTACGCCGTGATCCTGCTCGGCGCGGTCCCCTCGATCGCCAACGGCCTTGTCTCCGGCGTCGATCAGGTGCCGCCGCTGTTCCTGCGCGCGGGCCGCACGATGGGCGCGACGGGCGTCAAGGGCGTCTGGCACGTCACACTCCCCGCCGCGCTCCCCGGCTATGTGGCGGGCCTGAAGCAGGGCTGGGCGTTCTCGTGGCGCTCGCTGATGGCGGCCGAGATCATCGCGCAGTTCCCGGACCTGGGCGTGGGCCTCGGCCAGCTGCTGGAGAACGGCCGCACCAACAGCGACATGTCCATGGTCTTCGAGGCCATCATCCTGATCCTGTTCGTCGGTATCGCCATCGACCTGCTGATCTTCAGCCCGCTGGAGCGGTGGGTGCTGCGCAGCCGCGGTCTGCTGGTGAAGAGCTGA
- a CDS encoding GTPase-associated protein 1-related protein: MAGREFGHCEGPVLAQLHYASAPSGSEDPGPRFTAVGAEVEPGVLREAERLLGYEPPPDSPQQADAEQLKRFPTVFGFSELADGGRMLSRSVCTGTDWAGGPVSFHTHAVLLPAGTRLPDGVLPISTWESPRWAESTPPDGGPGPVDRVEPSGLLRKEALVPFAVSRADRLAAFFADLRAVAADPGAGQIVVVEHDSADVARWVALACTVLPREQAHRLTFTTYTRDPREARQQLVGALPSSEPVADDERYRVHNCTGRQPSGPVADTWAEVCARVWRAGRPDLFHNDPEDLGPLAVSALVEGIELRTDARAAAASWAAGRVDVLPDDTLNALVAGLCGGPVPHLGSPSETLPGAAEQIALAALLARLDGRVTAAVSAPLAARVLASAVLAHGPVPALRAGSLTARAHDDLARDLAPSLRAGIADRAEPAAGRPLALLRAADLLDVDCQDELPELAGRLARELVDASAESPPGVASGAVGCPPALLDAVHTHPGLRVALFGSLDALAAAEPAPVARVLEGSGLPLDLQQSGFPHLRMCVAPAETDDRLDRFRGLLRTAGVSPLADPAVLRTALRLTWPGGELPTGQQAGLLLKELGSDTHRAAGTRELLIEAALAAPPDDPGTPALATDLLRCFTTELGPGRRTALVLLEFTGLLSTESEGEEWVGRVLDLTSAGAADPVPDPVAERAFRTVAWRLLEGPAPENELYTLARSAEPRLLAAYERAARSEQVGERLRSEPAYVADRFCDWTAFPGTYPAWDETRTALLAKVLRPAVRALSGPDQGAVETALDRAARGKLDAFRAWNRPGALGRLAGKLAGRGRRAG; encoded by the coding sequence GTGGCGGGTAGGGAGTTCGGGCATTGCGAAGGGCCTGTCCTGGCCCAGTTGCACTACGCGTCGGCGCCGTCCGGCTCCGAGGATCCCGGCCCCCGGTTCACGGCGGTCGGCGCGGAGGTGGAGCCGGGAGTGCTGAGGGAGGCCGAGCGGCTCCTCGGGTACGAGCCGCCGCCCGACAGCCCGCAACAGGCCGACGCCGAGCAGCTCAAGAGGTTCCCCACGGTCTTCGGCTTCAGTGAACTCGCCGACGGCGGACGGATGTTGAGCCGTTCCGTGTGCACCGGCACGGACTGGGCCGGGGGCCCGGTCTCCTTCCACACGCACGCCGTCCTGCTGCCGGCCGGGACCCGGTTGCCGGACGGTGTCCTGCCCATCTCCACGTGGGAGTCCCCGCGTTGGGCCGAGTCGACTCCCCCGGACGGCGGGCCCGGTCCCGTCGACCGGGTCGAACCCTCCGGACTGCTGCGCAAGGAGGCGCTGGTCCCGTTCGCGGTGTCCCGGGCCGATCGGCTCGCCGCGTTCTTCGCCGATCTGCGGGCGGTGGCGGCGGACCCGGGTGCCGGGCAGATCGTGGTCGTGGAGCACGACAGTGCCGACGTGGCCCGGTGGGTCGCGCTCGCCTGCACGGTCCTGCCCCGTGAGCAGGCGCACCGGCTCACGTTCACGACGTACACCCGCGACCCCCGGGAGGCCCGCCAGCAGCTCGTCGGCGCGCTGCCGTCCTCCGAACCCGTCGCCGACGACGAGCGCTACCGCGTGCACAACTGCACCGGCCGGCAGCCGTCCGGGCCGGTCGCGGACACCTGGGCCGAGGTGTGCGCCCGCGTCTGGCGTGCGGGCCGCCCCGACCTGTTCCACAACGACCCGGAAGATCTGGGCCCGTTGGCCGTGTCCGCTCTGGTCGAGGGCATCGAGCTGCGCACGGACGCCCGTGCGGCGGCGGCGAGTTGGGCGGCCGGGCGGGTGGACGTACTGCCCGACGACACCCTGAACGCGCTGGTCGCCGGGTTGTGCGGCGGCCCGGTGCCGCACCTGGGCTCACCCTCGGAGACCCTGCCCGGCGCGGCCGAACAGATCGCCCTGGCCGCGCTGTTGGCCCGGCTGGACGGACGGGTGACGGCCGCGGTGTCGGCGCCGCTCGCCGCGCGGGTGCTGGCCTCGGCGGTCCTCGCCCATGGGCCGGTGCCCGCGCTGCGCGCCGGGTCGCTCACCGCGCGGGCCCATGACGACCTGGCCCGCGATCTCGCGCCCTCGCTGCGGGCGGGTATCGCGGACCGGGCGGAACCGGCCGCCGGACGGCCCCTGGCGCTGCTGCGGGCCGCCGATCTGCTCGACGTCGACTGCCAGGACGAACTGCCGGAGCTGGCGGGGCGGTTGGCGCGGGAGCTGGTGGACGCGTCGGCCGAGTCTCCGCCCGGGGTCGCGTCCGGTGCCGTGGGCTGTCCGCCCGCGCTGCTCGACGCGGTGCACACCCATCCCGGGCTGCGGGTCGCGCTGTTCGGTTCGCTCGACGCCCTCGCCGCCGCCGAACCGGCGCCCGTGGCAAGGGTGTTGGAGGGCTCGGGACTGCCGCTCGATCTCCAGCAGTCCGGTTTCCCGCATCTGCGGATGTGTGTCGCGCCCGCCGAGACGGACGACCGGCTCGACCGGTTCCGCGGTCTGCTCCGCACGGCCGGGGTCTCGCCGCTCGCCGATCCGGCCGTACTGCGCACCGCCCTCCGTCTCACCTGGCCCGGCGGTGAGCTGCCGACCGGTCAGCAGGCGGGCCTGCTGCTGAAGGAGCTGGGCTCCGACACCCATCGCGCCGCCGGTACCCGGGAGTTGCTGATCGAGGCGGCGCTCGCCGCTCCCCCGGACGACCCCGGCACACCCGCGCTCGCCACCGATCTGCTCCGCTGCTTCACCACGGAACTCGGGCCGGGCCGGCGCACCGCCCTGGTCCTGCTGGAGTTCACCGGGCTGCTGAGCACCGAGAGCGAGGGCGAGGAGTGGGTCGGCCGGGTGCTGGACCTGACGTCGGCTGGCGCCGCCGATCCGGTGCCGGACCCGGTCGCCGAGCGCGCCTTCCGGACCGTCGCGTGGCGACTGCTGGAGGGACCGGCACCGGAGAACGAGCTGTACACGCTGGCCCGTTCGGCCGAGCCGCGCCTCCTCGCCGCGTACGAGCGGGCGGCCCGCTCGGAGCAGGTCGGCGAACGGCTGCGGAGCGAACCCGCGTATGTCGCCGACCGGTTCTGCGACTGGACCGCGTTCCCGGGAACGTATCCGGCCTGGGACGAGACCCGAACCGCCCTGCTGGCCAAGGTGTTGCGACCGGCCGTGCGAGCTCTGTCCGGCCCGGACCAGGGCGCGGTCGAGACGGCACTCGACCGTGCGGCCCGCGGCAAACTCGACGCGTTCCGCGCCTGGAACCGCCCCGGCGCACTGGGACGCCTCGCGGGAAAGCTGGCGGGACGGGGTCGGCGCGCCGGATAA
- a CDS encoding sirohydrochlorin chelatase, whose protein sequence is MHQKPVLLVIAHGSRDPRHAATVHALVRRIRSRRPGLRVETGFLDFNIPSVQGVLESLAAEGVQDVVALPLLLTRAFHAKADIPAVLRDAPPQLRIRQAEVLGPSPLLVRALERRLYEAGLTPADKSTTGVVLASAGSTDPEAIAVIDGLARAWWRTGWRAVRPAFASAALPRTEDAVRELRALGCERVAVAPYVLAPGFLPDRIARGAAEADVLADVLGPAPEVARVLLERYDAALAPALAAVGA, encoded by the coding sequence ATGCACCAGAAGCCGGTCCTCCTCGTCATCGCCCACGGCAGCCGCGACCCGCGGCACGCCGCGACCGTCCACGCCCTCGTCCGGCGGATACGGTCGCGACGGCCCGGCCTGCGCGTGGAGACCGGCTTCCTGGACTTCAACATCCCTTCCGTGCAAGGCGTGTTGGAGTCCCTGGCCGCGGAGGGCGTACAGGACGTCGTAGCACTCCCCCTGCTCCTGACCCGTGCGTTCCACGCGAAGGCGGACATCCCCGCGGTCCTGCGGGACGCGCCGCCGCAGCTGCGGATCAGGCAGGCGGAGGTGCTGGGCCCGTCCCCGCTGTTGGTGCGCGCGCTCGAACGACGGCTCTACGAGGCCGGGTTGACGCCCGCCGACAAGTCCACGACCGGAGTCGTGCTGGCCTCGGCGGGGTCCACCGACCCGGAGGCGATCGCGGTGATCGACGGCCTCGCGCGGGCATGGTGGCGCACCGGGTGGCGTGCCGTACGGCCCGCGTTCGCCTCGGCGGCGCTCCCCCGCACCGAGGACGCGGTCCGCGAACTCCGGGCACTGGGCTGCGAACGCGTCGCGGTCGCGCCGTACGTCCTCGCGCCCGGCTTCCTGCCCGACCGCATCGCGCGGGGCGCGGCGGAGGCGGACGTGCTCGCCGACGTGCTGGGTCCGGCGCCCGAGGTGGCGCGGGTCCTGCTGGAGCGCTACGACGCCGCCCTGGCACCGGCGTTGGCGGCCGTCGGCGCGTAG